A single genomic interval of Lathyrus oleraceus cultivar Zhongwan6 chromosome 7, CAAS_Psat_ZW6_1.0, whole genome shotgun sequence harbors:
- the LOC127102201 gene encoding uncharacterized protein LOC127102201 codes for MNFERRSIHSYKFVEPRLIVLRGLGARLVLGNRDDFKTLYGNLLGILNAEVNTTIVHTLVQFYDPPLRCFTFQDYKLAPTLEEYSHILGIMIKNQVPYVRTKELPKYQVLVEALHIGKKEMEQNLKPKGGIHGFTSKFLVDKAIAFAEVGSWMTFNASLALLIYGIVLFMNMEVFVDLAAIHIFLTRNHVPTLLADTYYSIHVRTHKKKGTIVYYTPLLYIWFILHISNKGSFV; via the coding sequence ATGAATTTCGAGAGGAGAAGCATTCACAGTTACAAGTTTGTGGAGCCTCGATTGATTGTTTTGAGAGGATTGGGGGCACGTCTAGTTCTTGGAAACAGAGATGATTTTAAGACATTGTATGGCAACCTTTTAGGAATCCTGAACGCTGAAGTTAATACCACTATTGTGCACACTCTGGTGCAATTCTACGACCCTCCGTTGAGATGCTTTACATTCCAGGATTACAAGTTGGCACCCACATTGGAAGAGTATTCACACATTCTAGGTATTATGATCAAGAACCAGGTGCCTTATGTTCGCACTAAGGAACTCCCCAAATACCAAGTCCTTGTTGAAGCCCTCCACATAGGGAAGAAGGAAATGGAGCAGAACTTGAAACCTAAAGGTGGAATTCATGGCTTCACCTCAAAGTTTCTAGTAGACAAAGCCATTGCCTTCGCCGAGGTTGGGAGTTGGATGACCTTCAACGCCAGTCTAGCTCTACTAATCTATGGGATCGTATTATTTATGAACATGGAAGTTTTCGTGGATCTGGCTGCTATTCACATCTTTCTAACTCGGAACCATGTTCCCACTCTTCTTGCTGATACTTACTACTCCATCCATGTGAGGACCCATAAAAAGAAAGGAACCATCGTCTATTATACTCCTTTGTTGTATATATGGTTTATTTTGCATATATCCAACAAAGGTTCTTTCGTTTAA